TATGATCGTCATTTGAGACTGCTTATTTTGTTGCCAGTCCATTGTCTATGGATTTAAGTTTTGCAGATTTCTTCTCTCGTTGAAAACTTGGATAAAGAGGGTTATTTTCTCTCTTGTAGTTAATTTCATACTAAGGGTGCAGTTGTGTGTTCAATACTCACACACAAACTATGAGCTTTTGTTTGAGTTAAAATGAATGTGATGTTCCACCTGTCTGAGAAATTTTAGCAACCGAGGGAAGTTATGTTGTAACATTAGTTCCGTTTCCCCTCCAAGTGGCAATGTGTCCAGTTTCTAACCTCTGTGGAACATTAGTAGCATGAGCTCATCCATGGACACTGGTACTGTTAACATTTGTGCAGTTTTATTATTAGAGAACACTTGGCTTAGCTTTGACTGTTCTGTGGGTTTGCTGGCCCTTCTAGGGGAAGATAtttatctctccattttacagaccagaAAATTGAGGTCTAGATTGATGAGCAAGCCTATAACTGAGCCCTGAGTAGAGCCCAGGTGTCCAGACTTCCATTGGCTGTGTCCTTTGGACTGTACTAAACTATAAACAGAACCTGTGCGCCTCCCATATAATGGTTGGGCATGCCAGACGATAGCCAGGGATTGGCGAACTGGGAATCAGATTTTCCTCAGAGTTTTCAAGTGACCAGAGATATAGAAATTGACCTTAATGATCGGAATTTCAGTAGAAACATTAATAATAGAGACCATACCCCCAAATagtgtaatattttttttcctctgaggagCGCAGAGTTCTTTTTAGTCTTGATCTCAGTTATTCTCTAAAAACTCTCCTGGGATCAGAAGAAAGCAGAAGTCGTCACCCCACACCATCCAGAGGCCAGATTATGGAAAGAAGTTGGGGAGGAACCAGAGCAGAGGGACTTTTTCCCCAGTTGCCTGGCTTCCAGGTGCTGCCCTTCCTACCAGCTCACACTGTGCACTGCAGAGTTGTTGAGGAATGAGAGCATTCCAGCTCACACACAGATAACTCTTACTCGATAAAGTCTGAATAGTTGTGGCTTATCTTGCTCAGAGGCCTCCTTATTTGATACTGTTGGGCAATGTCAGAACAGGAAGGATTACCCACTCAGGTGATGGGTGAAAGTATATCAGCTGCTTATTGATGTCAGCCCGAAGTGCTGACTTTGGCTCCATGTGCTAGGAAAGAGGAAAGGTTTAGCATGGAAGCTCAGTGTTTCACAAATCTTTTCCTCCTAAGTGTTTGAGAGGAGGCAGCCCACTCCCAACAGTTACCTCGGCTCTTTGCAAAAGTAGTTCCCACTTGATGGCCAAGGGGTTCGGGGGTGGAGGCGGCCAATGGAACACCAGATCCAGGGTGTAGGCCAGACATACATGATTTGGAAAAGCCCCTCCAAATAATTCTGATCCTTCTCCACCCCCATCCTTCTAGGAATCACTGGCTAAAAGGAAGTAGGAGAGAATCTGAAAGAAGGCAATTAtgtgaggagacagaagagaagtCCTTCTGGAGAGTATAGTCAGTTTGTCCTCATTAGCATCTCGGGAACTTGAGAAATACCCGAGGCATGTCCTTTATAGATGGGAAGTTGGGGAAGGGAGCCCCTTAAAAGTCTGAAATCGAGTTATaggcagaaggaaaacagaagttAGTCGATAACCCTGCCCCAATGGAATCCACATCAGCCTAGAGCCGATGATAAGATTTACCTGTCTTTTCTGgttgaatttttgtttctctacACACTTAGGGAGTCAGATCCTTcgaacatttattgaatatttgtaTTGTGTGGGTCCACATGAGAAGCTTAGACTGTAAAGATCAGCAGAACAGCTCCTCCTCTCAGGGCCTTACAGCATAGTTGCAGTAAGCGGGAGATCAGATAGGCTGGCTTCTGTGGAAGCGGAGGGAGGGTGCGGCACCCTGCCCGTGGGAAGGTTCTGACCACTGCCCTTGCTTGGCCCAGGTGCCGGATGTGCTCACTGACATTCTACTCAAAGTCGGAGATGCAGATCCACTCCAAGTCCCACACCGAGACCAAGCCCCACAAGTGCCCGCACTGCTCCAAGACCTTCGCCAACAGCTCCTACCTGGCCCAGCACATCCGTATACACTCAGGGGCCAAGCCCTACAGTTGTAACTTCTGTGAGAAATCCTTCCGCCAGCTGTCCCACCTCCAGCAGCACACCCGGTAAGGCTGCTCTTGGTTTTACCCTGCCGCCCGGCTGCGAACCCCTACCTACCCCTAAGGCCACGTTGCCTGAGCCTACTCTTCTCTCCTCAtggtttctcttttccctttcgaCTTGGCCCTTCGggagcctcagtttgctctcgTGACTGTCTGTGAAAAATAAACTCTGTATTTTAGCAGTTTGCGGGGGCCTGGGCAATGGTGGTCTCCAATCCCAAAGTCTGGAACGGTTTTTGTggtttctctctgtgtctgtgtttggAAATCTTCCGCAGAGCAGGCCCTGCTTATACTATATGCTTCAGTTCAGAGCCAAGGTGTGCATTCAACTTCAGGTCCATGGGGAGCAGGCGGTATTGGTCTTTGTTCAAATTACTATTTGGAAGCAGGGTATCTGTGGTGAGTGCTAACCTTAGAACGAAGCAGAGGGTTGACAAGACTGAAATCGTTAAGGTGACCAGAAGCCAGGGGTCGCAGCTCTTCATCATCTCACTGCCATTCTAGCCACCGACGTAAGATCAGCAGCAACCTAGATCCGGGTGTCCTCGTCATTAGCCTCTCCAGGCCGGAGTGTgtttgggaggagggaggagggggtgctgTCATCCGTCAAGCAACATCATTTCACCCAGCAGAGAGCTGAACCCATGGTGTCGAactgcttcctcctccccccttccctcctctcctctcctctccggCAGGATCCACTCCAAGATGCACACGGAGACCATCAAGCCCCACAAGTGCCCGCACTGCTCCAAGACCTTCGCCAACACCTCCTACCTGGCCCAGCACCTCCGAATCCACTCGGGGGCCAAGCCCTACAACTGTTCCTACTGCCAGAAGGCCTTCCGCCAGCTCTCCCACCTCCAGCAGCACACACGGTAAGGGAGAGTGGCGGGctactgcccccgcccccgctggcatgccctccccacccccgccccggacACACACAACAACCCGcatgcggggggcgggggacagaCCTGGCTGGAGGAGAATACGACCGGCGTCTGGGAGAAGAAGCAGCCACGACCCTGGAGACACAAGCGGACGCTCAGAGAGAACCTTTTTGGGGCACAAGCGGCGTGGGGGAGATGCAGTGACTGTGTGGCATTCCCTGATACATGGGAGGAAGAGACGAACCCGGGGCAGAGACATCTTCTGCCTTCATTTCTCTCACTGCAAACACCAGAGCACACATCTCGCAAGATTTTTTTGTCCTTGGTGCCAAAGCAAGGGCATTTGATTGGAGAAGACTGTACCGCCAGCCCTTAGGGCACCAGTTATGAGCAGAAGACATACTTGGCCTTGAGCTGGGTACCAGCCTCGTGACCCCTACAGCAACCAGCAAGGTCCCAAGGATGCCAGGAGTAGAGAACAAACCAAAACATGTCCAAAATAGTCACAGAGAACTAACTggccaacaaaatgaaaaagctcGTACTTCATAAGAATGCCCACCGTTTGTCCCGTGAATCTGGAGTGACTAGGAGGAATTGAACCTGACAACTGGAAGAGTTGATGTCCTTCAAGGGGGTATCAAGTTGAACTGGAATTCAGACTTACTGCTCAGAAGCCTTCTCACCTGGCTGCTTCTGGATGTGGTGATTCTCCCTCAAAGGGGTCAGACATCTTGCTTTGCGAAGAGGAGGAGTCGGGCTTTCCTCACAAAGAGACACGTCTTGTGACGTTTCCAACATTTTATACTGGAGGTCCAGAAAAGCACCTGGTTACAAAGATGGCTCTGAAGTCCCTGATGAGGAGCAGGTGTCCGCAGACCCTCAAGTCCTTGGCTCATCTCAGTGGAGGGTCCTGTAGTGTTTGGGAAAGAGGTCAAATTGGTACTAAACTAGGCATTTCTGCCCTTAGGGGGCCGGACTGGGAAAAGCCTCACAGAGTTTCCATGAGTGTTAATTTCGCTGCTACTCTCCATAATTAGCATAACTCTGCTTTTCTTTGATTCCAAAGCTTTTTCTGGGAGcagtgtgtttctttttccttaaccAATGTGTTTACCTTATGTTTCTGAACATTCATTAGGGACAGCTACTGTAGGAGCTGACTTGTATGTCAAATTATGGACTGCCTGTGTCTTGGCTGCCAAGCCACCAGTCCCTCCTCCCGCATCAGAGGAGCCCAGCTTGAGCTGAGTGACGGAGGCAGTGAGCAGAAATCAGGCACTATGGCATGATCCGTGTCAGAGAGGAGCTGAGGCTGGGACCTCCTGGAACCCAGCCTGTACTCCCATAGGAGGGCAGGCGTGGCCTTGAGGAGGTTGGTTAAGGAGCACATCCCTGAGTGGCCTTGCTGacatcctttccctttcttcttttctcatccCATGCAGAATCCACACCGGTGACAGACCATACAAATGTGCACACCCGGGCTGTGAGAAAGCCTTCACACAGCTGTCCAATCTGCAGGTAAATGTTCCCCCCCTCCACATGGGGCCTTGCATCTCAGACTTGGGTCAAAGTGCCATTTGACTAGTACAGTGGTTCCTGGACTTTTTCAGGACCCCTTTACACTCTTAATAATTACTGGGAAACCCAAAGAGTTTTTCTTGATGTAATACCTGTCTACACAGAGAACGTGAAActgaaaaacttgaaaaaatacttagtaattcattaaaaaacaacaaacctgggtgcctgggtggctcagttgattaagcgtctgcctttggctcgggtcatgatctaagggtcctgggatcgagccctgcgttgggctccctgctccacagggagtctgctgctccctctgctcctcctcctcccactcatttgctcagtctctctctcaaataataaataaaatctttaaaaaaagtaataaactcATCGCATGTTAACGTATATAACGTATTTCCAAACACACAAACCCCAAAAATTGaaagattggcttttttttttttagagtgtgtgtgtgcacaagcggGGTCGGGGAGAGgcggagagagactcttaagcaggctccacgcttagtgtGGAGCTGAAAGTGGGGctgaatctcatgaccctgagatcatgacctgagctgaaatcaagagttggatgctcaactgactgcgccccTCTAGAGAAAGATTGCTAAGCAATGATTCTTACTTTTACTTAAACATAAGGCAAAATAACCTGCAATCTGGGGAGAAAGATTTCATTTAGATGTTTTCCATTAGACTGCAGCACGTTTTTAATGTTTAGCTTACCAGAAGATGGCTAGATGCTCCTACCTGCTGTGCTCGGTCTTTGCTACATTACACGTTACGTAATCTCTGTACAGTCATGAGAGCATGAAAAGGCAAATGTGGTCttactattattttgaaaatagttttgagtTTGGGGCCCTGTGGAAGAGTCTTGGCATTCGCTAGCATCCCCCCATGCTTCACTTTGGGAGCCACTGGGCTAGTGGGACCAGCATAGCCGTCCTCCCTTTTCAGGCTCCTGGGATGTCCTGCAGGAGCTGTGCCTCTTGCCTTAGCCTGTAACTCCTCAAGTTTTATTGAAAGCAGTTCCTGCTGCCTTCAAATGGAAAGAGAACTTGGGAGGCTGACACCCCAGCTCAGGGCTCTGACATTAAGGTcaaggaggcaggaaggatgAGTCTGATGCACTCATCCTGATTTCTCCTCATTTTCCCAGTCCCACAGACGGCAGCACAACAAAGATAAACCCTTCAAGTGCCACAACTGTCATCGGGCGTACACGGACGCAGCCTCCCTAGAGGTACACCTATCTACGCATACGGTGAAGCATGCCAAGGTGTACACCTGCACTATCTGTAGTCGGGCATACACGTCGGTGAGTGCTCATGCCAGTGCCTGCCCTTCACTTCCCCGTAGGCCTGCAGGGCCACACAGTCCACTTCACCCCATCTTCCCGGAGAGAAGGCTGTTGCCTTGAAAACGCTAGCTCCCTAGCTCCAGCTCGTCAGAATCCATAAAGAGAGGCGAAATTAAACAGATCTATAGCTAAGGAGTTTAGGGGGTGTCTGATCCCTTAAGCCTATAGAGAAAGATTGCTAAGCAATGATTCTTAATTTCACTTAAACATAAGGCAAAATAACTTGCAATCTGGGGAGAAAGATTTCAGTTAGATGTTTTCCATTAGACTCCAGGAAGAGGTGGTAAAGTCATTCCACTCAAAGATCTTTGGGGAAATGACAGTTTTCCCTGTGCCAGTTGAATGCCTACCATGACTCTGAgggtctccctctccttcctgctcaccGATAGTGAGCACTGACAGAGGCTCCTGGGGAGAACTTGCCCACAGCTCCAGAATGTCTCCGTTGAAGTATGGCTCTATTTAAAGTAAAGTAAGAGCCCAGGATGCTAGTTATAAGTaacctctttccttctctttcatccCTCAACtcttcttctccatctccttcagGAAACGTACCTTATGAAACATATGCGCAAACACAACCCTCCTGATCTCCAGCAACAAgtgcaggcggcggcggcggcggcggcagtggcccaggctcaggcccaggcccaggctcagGCCCAGGCTCAAgctcaggcccaggcccaggcccaggctcaggctcaggcccaggctcaggcccaggcccaggctcaggcctcccaggcctcccagcagcagcagcagccacAGCCACCACATTTCCAGTCCCCTGGGGCAGccccccagggtgggggtggcggggacaGCAACCCCAACCCTCCACCCCAGTGTTCCTTTGACCTGACCCCCTATAAGACGGCGGAGCATCATAAGGACATCTGCCTCACtgtcaccaccagcaccatccaGGTGGAGCACCTGGCCAGCTCCTAGAGACCTGTGCTGCCACCCactgggaagaggggaaagaagtTCTGGTCCCTTCTTTCTCCAACTTCTCTTGGTGGGAAAAGTCTTCTTCCTTGACAGGCCTTGGCTCCATCTCCTTGGGCCTCAGGCACGGCCTTCCTACACAGGATACCATGCTTATTCTCAACTCCTCTTCAAAAGGAACATCAGCCCTCCTGATTGGCAAAGGAATAATGAGCTGGTAGTGTAATCCAGCAGCCTCCCCTTCTAAGCATAGCTTTTCGAAATTGGGGGTTGGTGCTCAAGGGAGGGATTTGCTATGACCTCATAGAAACTTTTCCAGTGTGGGCACTTACCCTCTCGTTACCCTCATAATCCTCAAAGTTGGGGCTGGTGGAAGACTAGAGGCTGGTGCTCCCGGATCTCTGAGAGAAGGGAGCCCTGAATGCAACCAGCCTCCCGTTCTATTCTTGCCTGCAAAAGAACAGAGGTTGTTCACATGCCCCAATCCCCGGGAGCCGTCTTCCCCTCATGGTCTCACTTCACTTCCTACCTAGTGCGGGAAGAGGGAGATCTGGGTGGGGGTCAGACCCCCTTTATTTGTAAAGGGGCAAGGGCTGAGATGTGGTCCCCAAGGGGCCGGAGATCCCCATAATGGTCAAGGGTGGCTTAGAAGTGTGGGTTATGGTTTTCCTTGgagcctctccccttctctgccagCCAAGGCCCCATACTCAGTCTCCCAATCCCAAAGCCAGAGGAGCTGTGGGAGCTTTGTGTTCTTTATGAAAGCCCAAAACAAGGGGTATTGCAGAGAAGGGAGAGTTCAGGGCAAACACAAGGACTGGACTTAGCTCCCTAGGTGCCACGGTCAGTTGCCGGACAcggatttatatataaatatatatataaatatatatatatatatacccactCATCACGGCCATCTTTGTTGTAACCATTTCTGTGTTTATAAATGCATTATCTCTGAGAATTTTCATATttgatgttttgtttatttttgtccttaTTGTTTCTCTCCACCCACCCTGTCTTCTGGCCAACggcatttttatttccttttgtcctttttgtttgtttttaaatcatggcagatttcagagaaaagagaaaatgaaaaaaatcaggaaaccaGTTGTtataaagcaatttaaaatgaagaaaaaaaaaacttatgtacAAACCAAGGGGTGTTTTTAGAACCTTGTATAGAAATAAATTCGTGTAAAAGGATCAGAGGCAGTGGAGCTGCTGATATGAGTGAGCATGGGAAGAAGCTACTTGGGGATATGTTCAAGGACAGTACTAAGAATTTACACtagagtgtgtgtatgtgaagaGTGAATGCTGTGTGATGAGACTCTGTGTATGTATCCCCAAGCGTAGAAGGGCACAGCATTGATACTTAAAGTGAGATCTTGGTTTATGAGGGTTTCTACATATAAATTCTGTCATGGGGCCTGCGATGCCTAAATGTATGAGAGCAAGGTTTCAGTCATGTGTTGATAAAACCACTAAGCTCcccatgaaagaaatggaagcatgccctcttttttttttttttttttaattttatttatttatttgacagacacagcgagagcaggaacacaagcagggggagtgggagagggagaagcaggcttcctgctgagcagggagcccgatgtgggactcgatcccaggaccctgggatcatgacctgagccgaaggcagacgcttaacgactgagccacccaggcgcccgaagcaTGCCCTCTTGAAAGGGCCTACACTCCTGCCTGAGCATCACCAGCTCAGGGCTAATTCCAGCCGGCAGAGTGCGTACATACATATATCTATTATCTATATCTGTAGGTTTGCAGTGGTGGGAGCCATAACCAGAACTGAGTAACAATGCAGGACAGTTGTAGTGCTTGAAAAGTAGAATGTGGTGAGGAAACCTGGACTTCAGCCCTGGCTCCACTGCCAAGCAGTGTTCACGGAGAGACTTCTTCAGCTGTTAAAAGAAGGGATCGGACTAGACCGCCTCCAAGAtttgtttttgagaattaaaGACCTTTAAGCACTGAATACGTTGTGACAAATCTCCAACATCGAATAACATGGCTATCTGCGTACTACTGCTGGGCAACCGTGCTCATGACCTAGAGGAATGTGGATAGTCCATGAAGTAATGCCCACTTAAGTTTTGGGCTCAGCCAGTCTCTTGGGTGGGCATCCAAGACCTCTCAATCTGCGCTGTGACACTAATGAATGTATCATCTATGATGAGACATGTCAATGTCTGCTAGCTTCCTGAATACTTTTCTTTCCCCTGCTCTTGCCAATTGCTGAAAATGTCCTGACTGCCCTATCTTCACCACAGCTATTAAAACCAGAATCTACTCTTTTTAAGGATTCACTCACAATCATAGCAAGAACtcttatgaggtaggtactcCTGGTCTCAATTTATAGAGAAGGACATAAGCATCGGAATTAAATTGTTACCCAGGGGCATGACACTTGGAGTGAAGTCTAGATCCAGCTGCTGTATCTTACCACTTGCTCAGTAGTAAACCTGAGGTTTCATCTTCCCCTTCTTCACATATTTGGTCTAAATGAGGTGACTGAAAATCTTTCATTAAAAACGCTGCCCTGTGGCATTGATAATTATCACGAATGtgtgagttgggggtgggggggggacaacAGTCTCCAAAACGCTATCTTACTAACACCACTATTAAGGTATGGGCTTTGAGTTGTTGCCCCAGTGTGGTGGCAGTCTGTCATGCACTTGATTGGTTTCCATCCTGATGTAGAGTCCTTCTCATTGTACCGTAGCTGACTAGGATGACAGCTGGCCCACTTGTGACAGAGCTCCGTGCTCCAGTCCTTCAGAATCGTGGTGCCAGTTAATGTCACAtataaactggaaaacaaaaaaaaagcggAGTTGGGGGGATAAAAACAAGGGGCAAGGCCAAAAATACTATGTCATTTTATACGTGAGAATGTATTCGAGTGTGAAAGAACGGGAACCCTGACAACTGTGAAGAATTACAGCTTTATTGTGTAAGTCTTTGTATTTATAAGTACAGTTTATAAATAATCATTTctttctaagttaaaaaataatcctgGGGAGCCGATGTTCGTGCGATTGAAAAGAAGTGCGAAGGGTTTAAATCTCGCAACACCAGCTACGCCTCCCTAACTTCGTTAAGAAACTAGCTACCTTGAAGAAAGTCTTGATTCAGCCCGGACCTGCGGTGGTCACTAGATTCATATCCTGCAAAAAGGAGCAGAGTCCCCAGTCGCTGAAAAGGTATATTTATGGAATACTATCCTAAAGAGACAAGGGGGTTTTTTTTGCCCCTCATTACCACATATCCTggttttggagggaaaaaaaaaaaaagtttgatagggaatgcaaaatggcgaCCCGCAGTGACGTCATGCCTGCTTCGGTCGCGTACTGGGGTCTCGGTAAGGGCGGAAGCGTGCTAAAGCCACCTCAAGACACCTCGGCACCGGCCGCCCCCGCTACCTACGCAAAAGGGAAAGTTTCAACGTCGGGCGGATGTGTCCCGGCGAATAATTTACTGAGGGCGGAAGCTCTCCTTTTAAGGGCGGAAGCTCTCCTTTTAAGGGCGGAAAGGCTCCAACCCAACGATAATAGCTTCAGCGCCTGTTGCGTTACAGTCACTTCCGGGGCGGATCGGaagttgctttgttttgcttcaaGATGGCTGCGGGGATGTATTTGGAACATTATCTGGACAGTAAGagcaggctggaggagggggtCAGGGGTCATAGAGTGGTGGTGGGGATCGGGGCTGAGGAGCTGTACGGCCCCGAAGTCCCGGTGGTCAGAAAGTCACAATTGTGAAGGGGTTCCGTGAGAGAAAATATTGGAGGGTGTGAAGAAAGAGGGGGCGGGGCAGCAGGGTCGGGGCCTGGCTTTTGGGTGTAGACGAGGGAGGGGCTGCGCGGTAGGGCTGAGGGGATGTCTGAAGGGCTAATGGGCAGAGCTGGGAAGGTATTTGCTGAGCCCATCCCCAGGGTCTCCAGCCTCAggatattcacacacacacacacacacacaccccacaaccGTTTAGGATCGGTCGTTTTAGTATATCGCCCACTGCTATTTGGAGCAGCGACAAAGACCTGCTCGCAGCTCCTCCGCTCAGTTGTTTCTGAGAAGCGGTTTCTCATGGGGATCGCGGGTTGTGAGTGACCACTGTCAGATAGTAAAACTGGAACGCTTCTCTTCTTGGAGTAAAGATCCAATTCCTATCAAATGGAAATCTGGTGTTGTGTTTATGCCATTTGTGTTACCCACCCCTTCACAAAGCCTGTCACCCTTATGCGCTTACATTTATTTGTCTTAGTGTTGGGagtcatccattcatccattcatttattgaggcCCTGCTCTGGGTCAGACATAATGGCAGGTACTGCGGAGATACCAAAATGAATAAGACACAGACCGTGCCCTCAAGTGCTCATAGTCTAGGAGGAAACAGATTCTgctaataattataaaactgtgacaagtgaaataatagaaatacattaaaaggacaGTTGGTAGCACTGGAGAAAGAAGGGCTAATTCCCTGGGGATGTAGGTAAAGCTTTACCAGAGGATGTGATATTTGAATAGAGTTTTGAAGACTGAGTGTTTATTTGCTAgtgtggagaaggaaaggaaatttctGGTTGGAGAAGGCATCAGCAAAGGTATTACGGTGGATTTGTGGCAGGTCAGGGAAAGGTGAAGTCAGAGTGCTTGACAGATAGGACTCTAAGGTGGAAGATTGGGAAGTGAGGCTGGAGAAAGGCTGGGGCTAGATTGTGCAAGGTCTTTTAAGCCAGCCTAAGAGGCTTGCACTTTAGATAGCAAAGAaccaacagattttaaaaataggttttaataAGGG
The sequence above is drawn from the Zalophus californianus isolate mZalCal1 chromosome 9, mZalCal1.pri.v2, whole genome shotgun sequence genome and encodes:
- the ZNF384 gene encoding zinc finger protein 384 isoform X5 → MEESHFNSNPYFWPSIPTVSGQIENTMFINKMKDQLLPEKGCGLAPPHYPTLLTVPASVSLPSGISMDTESKSDQLTPHSQASVTQNITVVPVPSTGLMTAGVSCSQRWRREGSQSRGPGLVITSPSGSLVTTASSAQTFPISAPMIVSALPPGSQALQVVPDLSKKVASTLTEEGGGGGGGGGSVAPKPPRGRKKKRMLESGLPEMNDPYVLSPEDDDDHQKDGKTYRSEGNCGTGNGQSLGLMDSVPGSTTNLLCDPGCRMCSLTFYSKSEMQIHSKSHTETKPHKCPHCSKTFANSSYLAQHIRIHSGAKPYSCNFCEKSFRQLSHLQQHTRIHTGDRPYKCAHPGCEKAFTQLSNLQSHRRQHNKDKPFKCHNCHRAYTDAASLEVHLSTHTVKHAKVYTCTICSRAYTSETYLMKHMRKHNPPDLQQQVQAAAAAAAVAQAQAQAQAQAQAQAQAQAQAQAQAQAQAQAQAQAQASQASQQQQQPQPPHFQSPGAAPQGGGGGDSNPNPPPQCSFDLTPYKTAEHHKDICLTVTTSTIQVEHLASS
- the ZNF384 gene encoding zinc finger protein 384 isoform X7, producing MEESHFNSNPYFWPSIPTVSGQIENTMFINKMKDQLLPEKGCGLAPPHYPTLLTVPASVSLPSGISMDTESKSDQLTPHSQASVTQNITVVPVPSTGLMTAGVSCSQRWRREGSQSRGPGLVITSPSGSLVTTASSAQTFPISAPMIVSALPPGSQALQVVPDLSKKVASTLTEEGGGGGGGGGSVAPKPPRGRKKKRMLESGLPEMNDPYVLSPEDDDDHQKDGKTYRCRMCSLTFYSKSEMQIHSKSHTETKPHKCPHCSKTFANSSYLAQHIRIHSGAKPYSCNFCEKSFRQLSHLQQHTRIHTGDRPYKCAHPGCEKAFTQLSNLQSHRRQHNKDKPFKCHNCHRAYTDAASLEVHLSTHTVKHAKVYTCTICSRAYTSETYLMKHMRKHNPPDLQQQVQAAAAAAAVAQAQAQAQAQAQAQAQAQAQAQAQAQAQAQAQAQAQASQASQQQQQPQPPHFQSPGAAPQGGGGGDSNPNPPPQCSFDLTPYKTAEHHKDICLTVTTSTIQVEHLASS